The following nucleotide sequence is from Longimicrobiaceae bacterium.
GCGCGCGGGTGTGCGCGGCGAGGATGGCCTGGAACGTCTCGCGGCTCACCGGTGCCGCGGTGACGCCGCCATAGAACGCGCCCTGCGGCCGGTCGATCTTCACGTAGATGGCGAGCTGCGGGTCCTGCGCGGGGAAGAAGCCGGCGAACGTGGCGTTGTACGAGTCCGCCTCGTACCTCCCGCCCACGCCGGTGCGCCGCGCCGTGCCCGTCTTCCCGGCGACCACGAAGGTGGAGAGCGACGCGCGGGTGCCCGTGCCGTCCTCGACGACCGAGGCGAGGACGCGCCGCAGCGAGTCCGCCACCGCGCGCGGGACCACGCGACGCAACGGACGAGGGGCGACGTCGCGCACCGTCTCGCCCGCGGAGCTGCGGACGTGGTGGACGAGGTGCGGCTCCATGAGCGTGCCGCCGTTCGCCAGCGCGCCGTACGCCATGGCGAGCTGCAGCGGCGTGACCGCCACCTCGTAGCCGATGGCGACGCTGGCGGGCGTGTACCCGGACCACTGCTTCAGCCCCGGCAGGCGGCCGGAAGCTTCCGCCGGGTACTCGACCCCCGTGGCCGTGCCGAAGCCGAAGTCGCGCAGGTAGCGGTACTGCTGGGCGGGCGGGATGCGCTCGCTGAACTTGGCCATGCCGATGTTGCTGGACACCCGCAGCGCATCGCGCAGGGTGAGCCACTGGTTCTCTTCCACGTCCCTCAGCACGCGGCCGCTGGGCATGGTCCACGAGCCGTTCTCGCCGAAGATGCGGTCGCCCAGCTTCGCGTATCCCCCGGCGAGCAGGGACGCGACGAAGAAGGGCTTGATGGTCGATCCCGGCTCGTACGGCTCGATCATGGCGCCCAGGCCGATGCCGCCGCCGGGGCGCTTGGAAACCGCGGCCAGCACCTCGCCCGTGCGCGGATCGGTGAGCAGCATGTCGCCGCCGGCCGCGTTGGTGGTGCGGATGGCCTCGGTCAGCGCCTCGTCGGCGATCTGCTGGAGCTCGAAGTCGATGGTGAGGTAGACGTCGCTGCCGTCGCGCGGCGGCTCCACCGGCAGGGTGATCGAAGACTCGACCACGCCGTGCGCGTCACGCCGGTTCACCGCGTAGCCGTCGATCCCCCGGAGCACGGTGTCCTGCTCCTGCTCGATCCCGCCCGCCGCCCGCCCGTCGGCAGACACGCCGCCGAGGACCTCGCGGGCGATGGCGCCCTGCGGGTAAAAGCGCTCCAGCTGGCGGTCCCAGTGCAGCCCGCGAACGCTGTCCAGCGCGTGCCGCTGCTCGGGCGAGAAGCGGCCGGGGACCACGACCCAGGCGCGGCGGCGGTCCACGAGCTTGCGAGCCGCGGGACGGGAGATGCCCAGCGCGCGCGCCAGCCTGTCCGCCGCCTTCGCGTCCTTGATCTCGCGCGGGGCCACGGAGAGCGCGAACGTTTCGCGCGTGAGCGCCAGCGGCACGCCCTCGCGATCATAGATGCCCCCGCGGCGCGCGGGAAGCGGCTGCCGCGCCTGCTGCTGCTCCGCGGCGACGGCGGCCCACTTGCGCCCCTCGAACCCCTGCAGCTCCACCCCGCGGCCGATGATCGCCAGCCCCGCCGCGCAGACGGCGACGGTGAGGATGTGGCGGCGGGCGGGCAGCTTCTCGGCCGCGTCCCAGCGCTTCTGGCCGTCGCGCGCGCGGCTCAT
It contains:
- a CDS encoding penicillin-binding transpeptidase domain-containing protein gives rise to the protein MSRARDGQKRWDAAEKLPARRHILTVAVCAAGLAIIGRGVELQGFEGRKWAAVAAEQQQARQPLPARRGGIYDREGVPLALTRETFALSVAPREIKDAKAADRLARALGISRPAARKLVDRRRAWVVVPGRFSPEQRHALDSVRGLHWDRQLERFYPQGAIAREVLGGVSADGRAAGGIEQEQDTVLRGIDGYAVNRRDAHGVVESSITLPVEPPRDGSDVYLTIDFELQQIADEALTEAIRTTNAAGGDMLLTDPRTGEVLAAVSKRPGGGIGLGAMIEPYEPGSTIKPFFVASLLAGGYAKLGDRIFGENGSWTMPSGRVLRDVEENQWLTLRDALRVSSNIGMAKFSERIPPAQQYRYLRDFGFGTATGVEYPAEASGRLPGLKQWSGYTPASVAIGYEVAVTPLQLAMAYGALANGGTLMEPHLVHHVRSSAGETVRDVAPRPLRRVVPRAVADSLRRVLASVVEDGTGTRASLSTFVVAGKTGTARRTGVGGRYEADSYNATFAGFFPAQDPQLAIYVKIDRPQGAFYGGVTAAPVSRETFQAILAAHTRALDGRSLLASRLPVHQMAAATAVPADDQPAAPSGTEGTYVFLSPKAPAPDGDAPASSVPVPNVAGLSLRDAARRMHALGFHVRLQGGGDVASTLPAAGAMGSRGATVTLVGRSR